In one Candidatus Pelagibacter sp. HTCC7211 genomic region, the following are encoded:
- a CDS encoding iron-sulfur cluster assembly scaffold protein: protein MDLRILEIASHTENNKIIEDFTHKSKHKNPLCGDEMEISLIVKNDVIKDMGYQCKSCVYCQASVSLLSRKIKNQKIDEIKTFIANSEKLFDDVKINIEKHWKDFMEILDKKNLARKECLLLPFKTILKALKI, encoded by the coding sequence ATGGACCTTAGAATTTTAGAGATAGCATCGCACACTGAAAATAATAAGATTATTGAGGACTTCACTCATAAGTCTAAACATAAAAATCCTCTATGTGGAGATGAAATGGAAATCAGCTTAATTGTTAAAAACGATGTGATTAAAGATATGGGATATCAATGTAAATCTTGTGTTTATTGCCAAGCTTCTGTGAGCTTACTTTCTAGAAAAATAAAAAACCAAAAAATTGACGAAATAAAGACTTTTATTGCTAATAGCGAAAAGTTATTTGATGATGTTAAAATTAATATTGAAAAACATTGGAAAGATTTTATGGAAATTTTAGATAAAAAAAATCTTGCTCGTAAAGAATGCTTATTGCTACCTTTTAAAACTATTTTAAAAGCTTTAAAAATTTAA
- the fdhD gene encoding formate dehydrogenase accessory sulfurtransferase FdhD: protein MNSKYKVLKFNSKKFESIDDLISIEEPLEISLKYKDENNWITQNLSITMRTPGDDENLVRGFLFNEQIVQDIKDIDSIESYGKKVGQYNIQNKILATLNNSQNVNISKIKRDFLTNSSCGVCGKSSLDALEIIKKDKTSSVEPQISKEVIIESPNILKNNQSEFSKTGGIHASGLFSSNGQLIDLKEDVGRHNALDKLVGSILINGKLEPKNQFITCSGRLNFELVQKVLMTNIGIMIGVGAPTSLAIDLANKFDMTLIGFVKRDSFNIYTNNKKVNVD from the coding sequence ATGAATTCAAAATATAAAGTTTTAAAATTTAACTCAAAGAAATTTGAGTCAATTGATGACTTAATTTCAATTGAAGAGCCTTTAGAAATTTCGTTAAAATATAAAGATGAAAATAACTGGATTACACAAAATCTTTCTATTACAATGAGAACGCCAGGTGATGATGAAAATCTAGTAAGAGGATTTCTATTTAACGAACAAATAGTTCAAGATATTAAAGATATTGACTCCATAGAAAGTTATGGAAAAAAAGTAGGTCAATATAATATTCAAAACAAAATTTTAGCAACACTTAATAATTCTCAGAACGTTAATATTTCTAAAATTAAAAGAGATTTTTTAACAAATTCATCTTGTGGTGTATGTGGTAAATCATCATTAGATGCTTTAGAAATAATTAAAAAAGATAAAACAAGCTCTGTTGAACCACAAATTTCAAAAGAGGTCATTATTGAGTCGCCAAATATTTTAAAAAATAATCAGTCAGAATTTAGTAAAACTGGAGGAATCCATGCTAGCGGTCTATTTAGTAGTAATGGTCAACTTATTGATCTTAAAGAGGATGTCGGAAGACATAATGCGCTAGATAAACTTGTGGGTAGTATATTAATTAATGGAAAACTAGAGCCAAAAAATCAATTTATAACCTGTTCAGGCAGATTAAATTTTGAATTGGTCCAAAAAGTATTAATGACTAATATTGGCATAATGATAGGAGTTGGTGCGCCAACTAGTCTTGCTATAGACCTAGCGAATAAGTTTGACATGACCCTTATTGGTTTCGTAAAGAGAGATAGTTTTAATATTTACACAAATAACAAAAAAGTTAATGTGGATTAA
- a CDS encoding HPP family protein, with protein sequence MIKITKPTLQKALIAGFFSAFTIGVLTVLTYKSTLGYFLAGSFGSSMVLLFGFPESPFAQPKNVFFGHLITALVGVIFVNFIPLPIYINIALAVGAGIFFMILLNVVHPPAGGNPIIVIIGSASYDFLISPIIFGCIIILLLAILINKFILKKNYPLK encoded by the coding sequence ATGATAAAAATTACAAAACCTACATTACAAAAAGCATTAATTGCTGGTTTTTTCTCTGCATTCACTATCGGTGTATTAACTGTATTAACTTACAAAAGTACTCTAGGTTATTTTTTAGCAGGATCATTTGGTTCATCGATGGTTTTATTATTTGGTTTTCCTGAAAGTCCTTTTGCTCAGCCTAAAAATGTTTTTTTTGGACATCTAATCACAGCTTTGGTTGGTGTTATATTTGTTAATTTTATTCCTCTGCCAATTTATATTAATATTGCTTTAGCTGTTGGTGCTGGAATATTTTTTATGATTTTACTTAATGTGGTACATCCCCCTGCAGGTGGAAATCCAATAATAGTAATTATTGGAAGTGCTTCTTATGATTTTTTAATAAGTCCAATAATTTTTGGTTGTATCATAATTTTATTATTAGCAATTTTAATTAATAAATTCATACTAAAAAAAAATTATCCTTTAAAATAA